A part of Mycolicibacterium sp. TUM20985 genomic DNA contains:
- a CDS encoding SDR family NAD(P)-dependent oxidoreductase, protein MNPEDTRPSGRTALVTGSTGGLGVAIAAALAAQDVFVVVSGRDEARGETVVADICSSGGRAAFVAADLGAGEDEIRRVAATATEVAGGHLDVLVNNAATLVMPTPTADITEGQLRDVFAVNVFAPLLLTGIIAPQMARHGGGAIVNIGSITGLHGASGSAVYCANKAAIHSLTKSWADEYGPVGVRVNAVAPGPIATERQQEYAEHLEPVLARLPSRRMSTPEEVAACVVFLAGAAASNVHGAVLSVDGGWSAI, encoded by the coding sequence ATGAACCCAGAAGATACCCGGCCATCGGGCCGTACCGCATTGGTGACCGGATCGACCGGCGGCCTCGGCGTCGCGATCGCCGCGGCGCTGGCCGCACAGGACGTCTTCGTCGTCGTCAGCGGACGAGACGAAGCGCGGGGCGAGACCGTCGTCGCCGACATCTGCTCCTCAGGCGGCCGGGCCGCGTTCGTCGCCGCCGACCTCGGTGCGGGCGAGGACGAGATCCGGCGCGTCGCCGCGACCGCCACCGAGGTCGCGGGTGGCCATCTCGACGTCCTGGTGAACAATGCCGCCACCCTGGTGATGCCCACCCCCACCGCGGACATCACCGAGGGTCAGCTGCGAGATGTGTTCGCCGTCAACGTGTTCGCCCCATTGTTGCTCACCGGCATCATCGCGCCGCAGATGGCGCGTCATGGCGGAGGTGCCATCGTCAACATCGGTTCCATCACCGGACTGCACGGCGCCAGTGGCTCGGCGGTCTATTGCGCGAACAAGGCGGCCATACACTCGCTGACGAAATCGTGGGCCGACGAATACGGCCCAGTCGGGGTACGGGTGAACGCCGTCGCGCCTGGACCCATCGCCACCGAACGACAACAGGAATACGCCGAACACCTCGAGCCGGTCCTGGCACGTCTGCCCTCGCGCCGCATGAGCACACCCGAGGAAGTCGCCGCCTGCGTGGTCTTTCTCGCCGGCGCCGCCGCCAGCAATGTCCATG
- a CDS encoding TetR/AcrR family transcriptional regulator produces MDLQVQKLTTKGHATRQRIVEGAATEIRDRGVALTTLEDVMARTRTSKSQLFHYFPDGKDQLLLAVAAFESQRVLDDQQPFLGALTSWAAWQRWRDAVVDRYRRQGQNCPIAVLMSEVGRSTPGARAVTAELMVKWHGAIAGGVRSIQQQGKIAAEVDADRAAAALLAGIQGGVGIMLATDDLSYLEAALDQGIATLHRD; encoded by the coding sequence ATGGACCTGCAAGTCCAGAAATTGACGACGAAGGGACACGCCACCCGGCAGCGAATCGTTGAAGGTGCGGCCACCGAGATCCGAGACCGCGGAGTGGCGCTGACCACCCTCGAGGACGTCATGGCGCGAACGCGCACGTCGAAAAGCCAGTTGTTCCATTATTTTCCGGACGGCAAGGACCAGTTGCTGTTGGCCGTCGCGGCCTTCGAATCGCAGAGGGTGCTCGACGATCAGCAACCGTTCTTGGGGGCGCTCACTTCCTGGGCGGCATGGCAGCGTTGGCGGGACGCCGTGGTGGACCGTTACCGCCGCCAGGGACAGAACTGTCCGATCGCCGTACTCATGTCGGAAGTGGGTCGATCGACTCCCGGAGCGCGAGCCGTGACCGCCGAGTTGATGGTCAAGTGGCACGGTGCGATCGCCGGGGGTGTCCGCTCGATTCAGCAGCAGGGCAAGATCGCCGCCGAGGTGGACGCGGACCGAGCTGCCGCGGCGCTGCTCGCCGGTATCCAGGGCGGTGTCGGCATCATGCTCGCCACGGACGACCTGTCCTATCTCGAGGCCGCCCTCGACCAGGGGATCGCCACACTCCACCGTGACTAA
- a CDS encoding tautomerase family protein, protein MSSTTNRNSAIAQAIAKIHSRHTGAPIGFAQCIFQNTNPSDHFIGGVPAPAGSVWVLGHIRAGRSAEVKNGILTGITKLLVDVLGVPDTMVWTYLNELDHHHMVEFGRVLPADGEEWNWVSRLPHGLRDRITVQQGDDSTG, encoded by the coding sequence GTGTCATCGACGACGAACAGAAACAGCGCCATCGCCCAAGCCATCGCCAAGATCCACAGTCGGCACACCGGTGCCCCGATCGGATTCGCGCAGTGCATCTTTCAGAACACCAACCCCTCAGACCACTTCATCGGCGGGGTGCCGGCACCTGCCGGCAGCGTGTGGGTGCTCGGCCACATCCGTGCTGGACGATCGGCCGAGGTCAAGAACGGAATCCTGACGGGGATCACCAAACTCCTCGTCGACGTCCTCGGCGTCCCCGACACCATGGTCTGGACCTACCTCAACGAACTCGACCACCACCACATGGTCGAATTCGGACGGGTCCTGCCGGCTGACGGCGAGGAGTGGAACTGGGTAAGCCGACTGCCGCACGGGCTACGCGACCGGATCACCGTTCAGCAAGGAGACGATTCGACTGGCTAG
- a CDS encoding class I SAM-dependent methyltransferase, which produces MTFPSPPPTGTDSFDEFYFYGPDAAEVPWDTHQAQPRLMELEALGGFSGEVLDIGCGLGDNAIFLASRGYSVTGLDGSPAAIEQARRRAADAGLKPTFAVADATNLTGFDGRFDTVLDSALYHCLDDEGRQAYAASMHRATRPGARWHLTCFSGGNVNGVIMAGPTGAVLHSNIRNTLAANGWAIDFLGPTTYLANARAFTAQAAPSEDSPWADMSNFSPEQLEQLQKGNERMATIIPLLDDDQIHLPVTAVHAHRIDQGKRRG; this is translated from the coding sequence GTGACGTTTCCCTCACCGCCTCCCACCGGCACCGACAGCTTCGACGAGTTCTACTTCTACGGGCCCGATGCCGCCGAAGTCCCCTGGGACACGCACCAAGCTCAGCCGCGCCTGATGGAACTCGAAGCTTTGGGCGGCTTTAGCGGCGAAGTCCTAGACATCGGCTGCGGCCTTGGCGACAATGCGATCTTCCTAGCGTCGCGTGGGTATTCGGTGACTGGGTTGGACGGTTCCCCGGCGGCAATCGAGCAAGCCCGTAGGCGGGCCGCCGATGCGGGGTTGAAACCCACCTTTGCCGTCGCGGACGCCACCAATCTGACCGGCTTCGACGGACGGTTCGACACGGTCCTCGACAGCGCGCTCTACCATTGCCTCGATGACGAAGGACGTCAGGCCTACGCCGCCAGCATGCATCGCGCGACACGTCCCGGCGCACGTTGGCATCTCACGTGTTTCTCCGGGGGCAATGTCAACGGCGTGATCATGGCTGGCCCCACGGGCGCAGTGTTGCATTCGAACATCAGGAACACGCTCGCTGCCAACGGCTGGGCGATCGACTTCCTAGGCCCGACAACCTATCTGGCCAACGCCAGGGCCTTCACCGCCCAGGCCGCGCCCAGCGAGGACTCGCCGTGGGCGGACATGAGTAATTTCTCCCCCGAGCAGCTGGAACAGCTTCAAAAGGGCAACGAGCGCATGGCCACAATTATCCCGTTACTCGACGACGATCAGATCCACCTGCCCGTGACCGCAGTTCACGCCCACCGGATCGACCAGGGGAAGCGGCGTGGATGA
- a CDS encoding ferredoxin, with protein sequence MKIELDRDKCIGVSTCVGLAPSVFTMGADGKAQVRVDVTDKSDEAVIAAVDSCPMEAIRLIEG encoded by the coding sequence ATGAAGATCGAATTGGACCGGGACAAGTGCATCGGCGTGAGTACGTGCGTTGGCCTGGCACCGAGCGTCTTCACGATGGGTGCCGATGGAAAAGCGCAGGTGCGCGTCGACGTCACCGACAAGTCGGATGAGGCGGTCATCGCAGCCGTGGACAGCTGTCCGATGGAGGCGATTCGGCTGATCGAGGGATAG
- a CDS encoding cupin domain-containing protein, translated as MAQEIGEWDERPVSPPFADPQVHLSRSVERQPFFLICEKDTVLMQTTGSGKAELRYSGVRETKLTVGDLLYVPGGTASRIEPHEESIYIRFKPVVPGLEAVAWFCPSCDAELWRYEFDASQEPAQLGYDNGCKAFNADAAARTCGSCQTVHDPVDSMHYRWSEVADLVGAETDGQPT; from the coding sequence ATGGCGCAGGAGATCGGTGAATGGGACGAGCGCCCAGTCTCGCCGCCTTTCGCGGATCCACAGGTCCACCTGTCGAGGAGTGTGGAGAGGCAACCCTTCTTCTTGATCTGCGAGAAGGACACCGTCCTCATGCAGACAACGGGCAGCGGCAAAGCCGAGCTTCGCTACAGCGGTGTCCGCGAAACCAAGCTGACCGTAGGTGACCTTCTCTACGTCCCCGGCGGAACGGCGAGCCGTATCGAGCCGCACGAGGAGTCCATCTACATACGCTTCAAGCCCGTGGTCCCCGGCCTCGAAGCCGTGGCGTGGTTCTGCCCGTCATGCGACGCAGAGCTCTGGCGGTACGAGTTCGATGCCTCGCAGGAACCGGCACAACTGGGCTACGACAACGGTTGCAAGGCATTCAACGCCGACGCCGCCGCCCGCACGTGTGGCTCGTGCCAGACAGTGCATGACCCGGTGGACTCCATGCACTACCGATGGAGCGAAGTTGCCGATCTCGTCGGCGCTGAAACCGACGGGCAGCCGACCTGA
- a CDS encoding cupin domain-containing protein, whose protein sequence is MTTRHLIPPATGAKEVLKVNVYERSISLNCMLAPLFPYLGPGAIVVTAALQRGIPGKQYGQFFHENSQEEISFIAASNMAMMPLGSVMCGAKFHAVSAALSDNQNPDSFLLLLIVQRQEDVGAHPSEQYEGFHLHCQSCEQPLLREIYNADPTTPEKHGTREGDRYPMFSTLWGCSTGAQRFKEDEALRTCTKCGHVNEPFPFETWGWNDWVAQNRIANDAAASMVAANASHLATAGATR, encoded by the coding sequence ATGACCACCCGTCACCTCATTCCACCCGCCACTGGCGCGAAGGAAGTACTCAAGGTCAACGTGTATGAAAGATCGATCTCGCTGAACTGCATGCTGGCACCACTGTTTCCGTACCTCGGTCCGGGTGCGATCGTGGTGACCGCAGCCCTCCAACGGGGAATCCCCGGCAAGCAGTACGGGCAGTTCTTCCACGAGAACTCCCAGGAGGAGATCAGCTTCATTGCGGCCTCGAACATGGCCATGATGCCGCTCGGCTCAGTGATGTGCGGCGCCAAGTTCCACGCCGTCAGTGCTGCCCTGAGCGACAACCAGAACCCTGATTCGTTCCTGCTGCTTCTCATCGTGCAGCGGCAGGAAGACGTCGGCGCCCATCCAAGCGAGCAATACGAGGGCTTCCACCTCCACTGCCAGAGCTGCGAACAGCCCCTACTCCGCGAAATCTACAACGCCGATCCGACAACGCCGGAGAAGCACGGCACCCGCGAAGGCGATCGCTATCCGATGTTCTCCACCCTCTGGGGGTGCTCCACCGGCGCGCAGCGGTTCAAAGAAGACGAAGCGTTGCGCACTTGCACGAAGTGCGGGCACGTCAACGAGCCGTTCCCCTTCGAGACGTGGGGATGGAACGACTGGGTCGCCCAGAACCGCATCGCCAACGACGCCGCCGCGTCGATGGTTGCCGCGAACGCCAGCCACCTTGCGACCGCGGGAGCGACCCGATGA
- a CDS encoding M24 family metallopeptidase, with the protein MSAPGDAPAFDTAERDRRWGRIRKEMAEQGIDLLVVLPESNADDVLYVAQEMGAVLFPLDGDPWIVIGGEDSNLAVARHGWIDQRTSATASGVNRFSYGTAVADALERLQINPRRVAVAGLDGSRYSHVRSLDGYVVHATIVRIMAVLSGAELVNGSDVLGLARYVKSEAEIDAVRFGVNAAEAAASLIGDAYRVGADQAAAYRAGYAALLQPGLTGAAGPVPNIAWCPGQWGEHRPRMVSVPSGKIDDGLCVTVEIVAVSRGYFAQTAQSFIAGEVSAEQREAFALNIAAFNAARDALLPGVTWREVKEATLAVATGTGWAVTFLLHGGPHGPMLIPHDRHDDWLDDEVEENTVHMCKPHVYPAAQSDEMARSHELTWGDMVVVRPDGAQRLGTRPQTLGTSLVSV; encoded by the coding sequence ATGAGCGCTCCGGGAGATGCTCCTGCCTTCGACACCGCCGAGCGCGACCGCCGCTGGGGCCGCATCCGCAAGGAGATGGCCGAGCAAGGGATCGACCTCCTCGTCGTCTTACCGGAGTCAAATGCGGACGACGTGCTGTACGTGGCCCAAGAGATGGGCGCCGTGCTGTTTCCTCTCGACGGCGACCCGTGGATCGTCATCGGCGGCGAGGACAGCAACTTGGCCGTCGCCCGTCACGGTTGGATCGACCAGCGAACGAGCGCCACCGCGTCCGGGGTGAATCGGTTCTCGTATGGCACCGCAGTGGCCGATGCGCTCGAACGCCTGCAGATCAATCCCCGGCGAGTCGCCGTCGCTGGGCTGGACGGCAGCCGTTACTCGCACGTGCGTTCGCTCGACGGTTACGTCGTTCACGCCACCATCGTCCGGATCATGGCCGTGCTGTCAGGGGCAGAGCTGGTCAACGGGTCTGACGTGCTCGGACTCGCACGCTACGTGAAGAGCGAGGCCGAGATCGATGCAGTCCGGTTCGGTGTCAACGCTGCAGAAGCAGCGGCGTCCCTGATCGGTGATGCCTATCGGGTGGGTGCCGATCAGGCCGCGGCGTATCGCGCCGGCTACGCGGCCCTGCTTCAACCGGGTCTCACCGGAGCGGCAGGCCCTGTACCCAACATCGCGTGGTGTCCAGGGCAATGGGGCGAGCACCGCCCCCGGATGGTGAGCGTACCCAGCGGGAAGATCGACGACGGGCTCTGCGTGACCGTCGAGATCGTCGCCGTCTCGCGCGGCTATTTCGCACAGACCGCGCAGTCCTTCATCGCCGGAGAGGTCAGCGCCGAACAGCGTGAAGCATTCGCCTTGAACATCGCCGCGTTCAACGCCGCCCGTGATGCGCTATTGCCCGGCGTCACGTGGCGCGAAGTCAAGGAGGCGACCCTTGCGGTTGCTACCGGCACCGGGTGGGCGGTGACGTTCCTGCTCCACGGTGGCCCGCACGGTCCGATGCTCATCCCCCATGACCGCCACGACGACTGGCTTGACGACGAGGTCGAGGAGAACACCGTCCACATGTGCAAGCCGCACGTATACCCAGCCGCTCAGTCCGACGAGATGGCCCGAAGCCACGAGCTGACCTGGGGCGACATGGTCGTCGTCCGGCCAGACGGCGCGCAGCGTCTCGGGACGCGCCCACAGACCCTGGGCACCTCGCTCGTCAGTGTCTAG
- a CDS encoding MarR family winged helix-turn-helix transcriptional regulator, translating to MKSTDDGELHDRVLRLTQQLVAAADKVSDAFVAVHRMHPTDMNALIYVLLAQQLGEPVTAGSLGEELGLTSGAVTAVVDRLERSGNLRRVRDEQDRRRVLLENSPKGRKLTDQYFGPIRSRSDEVMHQFTAGELEVVSRYLAATTSAMTAHRELLVATEDSDGGGITSDA from the coding sequence GTGAAGTCAACCGATGATGGGGAGCTGCACGACCGCGTGTTGCGACTGACTCAACAGTTGGTGGCGGCGGCCGACAAGGTCAGTGATGCCTTCGTCGCCGTTCATCGGATGCACCCCACCGACATGAACGCCTTGATCTATGTCCTCCTCGCCCAACAACTCGGGGAACCGGTCACCGCAGGGTCCCTCGGGGAGGAACTCGGGCTGACCTCGGGAGCCGTCACCGCGGTGGTCGATCGGCTCGAGCGGTCCGGCAACCTCCGACGAGTGCGCGACGAGCAGGACAGACGGCGGGTGTTGTTGGAGAACTCCCCCAAGGGGCGGAAGTTGACCGATCAGTATTTCGGCCCCATCCGATCCCGAAGCGACGAGGTCATGCACCAGTTCACCGCGGGTGAACTCGAAGTCGTCAGTCGCTATCTCGCCGCCACGACATCGGCGATGACCGCCCACCGAGAGTTACTCGTGGCCACCGAAGATAGTGATGGCGGCGGGATCACCTCCGACGCATGA
- a CDS encoding MarR family winged helix-turn-helix transcriptional regulator produces MPTAGPGWSGGDPDDFTAMTLVRASLVLRRTFVAALAPFDLPPQQFSVLMHLVEVPGRSQADLARVVLATPQSVGELLRVMEDQGRVERTPPAGRGLPSAVYASDAGRALLDEVTPRVIAAFAPEAMGLDRATSQRLNLDLHTIMSTLEPRAR; encoded by the coding sequence ATGCCAACTGCGGGTCCCGGGTGGAGCGGGGGTGACCCCGACGACTTCACGGCCATGACCCTGGTCCGAGCATCGCTCGTGCTGCGCCGCACGTTCGTCGCCGCGCTGGCGCCCTTCGATCTGCCCCCGCAACAGTTCAGCGTGCTCATGCACCTCGTCGAGGTCCCGGGCCGCAGCCAGGCCGACCTCGCCCGCGTTGTGCTGGCTACGCCTCAGTCGGTGGGGGAGCTGCTGCGGGTCATGGAGGACCAGGGCAGGGTGGAGCGCACCCCACCCGCGGGCCGCGGCCTTCCCTCGGCGGTCTATGCATCCGACGCGGGACGTGCCTTGCTCGACGAGGTCACACCCCGTGTGATCGCGGCTTTCGCCCCCGAGGCGATGGGCCTGGATCGGGCGACCTCGCAGCGACTCAACCTCGACCTGCACACGATCATGAGCACGCTCGAACCCAGAGCCAGATGA
- a CDS encoding NAD(P)-dependent oxidoreductase, which produces MSATSPGPHVDSAAATSTEVFTDEARRPRHARLLVLGANGPTGRQTLQRALDRGHHVHALTRHPETFPLRHDRLHVIAGDATDQGVIADAVAETDAVICTIGASFTRQPVEVYSTSARLLVESMSRLQKRRLIVVTSGGVDASHQPDGILGRLSRSVMRDFIGKTVYDDMEKMESTVSTSDLDWTIVRPPGLTDEPGTGYAVAETSIDGPFMSREDLAEMMLDQLDDDRFSRKIAAVTTPGLKVGALYMLRHEVLKR; this is translated from the coding sequence GTGAGCGCGACGTCACCCGGCCCCCACGTCGACTCCGCCGCTGCCACCTCTACCGAGGTCTTCACGGACGAGGCACGCCGGCCTCGGCACGCTCGACTGCTCGTCCTCGGAGCGAACGGGCCCACCGGCCGGCAGACCCTGCAACGGGCTCTCGATCGCGGCCACCACGTGCACGCGCTGACGCGTCACCCCGAGACCTTCCCGCTCCGCCACGACCGCTTACACGTCATCGCCGGTGATGCCACCGACCAGGGCGTCATCGCCGACGCCGTCGCGGAGACCGACGCCGTGATCTGCACCATCGGCGCGTCCTTCACCCGACAGCCGGTCGAGGTGTACTCGACCAGCGCCCGCCTGCTCGTCGAGTCGATGAGCCGCCTCCAGAAGCGGCGCCTGATCGTCGTCACATCGGGCGGGGTGGACGCCTCCCACCAGCCCGACGGGATCCTGGGCCGGTTGTCCCGGTCGGTGATGCGGGACTTCATCGGCAAGACCGTGTACGACGACATGGAGAAGATGGAGTCGACGGTGTCGACCAGCGACCTGGACTGGACGATCGTGCGCCCCCCTGGGCTGACCGACGAACCCGGCACCGGATACGCGGTCGCCGAGACCAGCATCGACGGGCCGTTCATGTCCCGCGAGGACCTGGCCGAGATGATGCTCGACCAGCTCGACGACGACCGGTTCAGCCGAAAGATCGCCGCGGTCACCACCCCGGGGTTGAAGGTCGGCGCCCTATACATGCTTCGTCATGAAGTACTCAAACGCTGA
- a CDS encoding IS110 family RNA-guided transposase, with translation MKLFCGIDWAEAHHDVAIVDDNGQLVAKKRIADDPTGLAQLVELFADVGDSAADPIPVAIETPRGLLVASLRATGRAIYSINPLAVARYRERHSVARAKSDHADAMTLANILRVDAHLHRQLPVDSELCQAIAVLARAHQDATWRRIKAHNELRSILREFFPTFLAAFTNRFPLGIASPEARAILAIAPTPAAASRLSVSRIAAALRRAGRSRGIDEAATEIKTALRVPQMRHLAQVEAAMGKQTSALLAALNTACASVDDLGQASAELFERHPDYPIITSFPGLGDSTGARVLAEIGDDRSRFIDARALKAYAGSAPITRASGKSVSITHRRIKNDRLAAAGWIWAFGAATHCRPAGEHYRRRREHGDRHAAARRHLFNKLIGQLHYCLQNQQPYDETKAFPVLMTPGA, from the coding sequence GTGAAACTCTTCTGCGGCATCGACTGGGCCGAAGCCCACCACGACGTCGCCATCGTCGACGATAACGGCCAGCTGGTGGCCAAGAAGCGCATCGCCGATGACCCCACCGGTCTGGCCCAGTTGGTCGAGCTGTTCGCCGATGTCGGTGATAGCGCCGCGGATCCAATCCCGGTGGCCATCGAGACGCCGCGGGGTCTGTTGGTGGCGTCGCTGCGGGCGACCGGTCGGGCCATCTATTCGATCAATCCGTTGGCGGTCGCCCGCTACCGCGAAAGGCACTCGGTGGCGCGGGCGAAGTCTGATCACGCCGACGCGATGACCCTAGCCAACATCCTTCGGGTGGATGCTCACTTGCATCGGCAGCTGCCGGTCGACAGTGAACTGTGCCAGGCGATCGCTGTTCTGGCCCGTGCCCATCAGGATGCGACATGGCGACGGATCAAGGCGCACAACGAATTACGTTCGATTTTGCGCGAGTTCTTCCCGACCTTCCTGGCCGCGTTCACCAACCGATTCCCGCTGGGGATCGCCAGCCCCGAAGCCAGGGCCATCTTGGCCATCGCACCCACTCCAGCAGCGGCAAGCAGGCTGTCTGTCAGCCGGATCGCCGCGGCGCTGCGCCGCGCTGGCCGCAGTCGCGGCATCGATGAAGCGGCCACCGAGATCAAGACGGCGCTGCGCGTGCCTCAGATGCGTCACCTCGCTCAAGTAGAGGCCGCGATGGGCAAGCAGACGTCGGCGTTGCTAGCAGCGCTGAACACCGCGTGCGCGAGCGTAGACGACCTCGGTCAGGCCTCTGCCGAGCTGTTCGAACGCCATCCGGACTACCCGATCATCACCAGTTTCCCCGGTCTTGGTGACTCGACCGGTGCCCGCGTGCTCGCCGAAATAGGTGATGACCGCAGCCGCTTCATCGATGCCCGTGCGTTGAAGGCCTACGCCGGGTCCGCGCCCATCACCCGAGCCTCCGGAAAGTCCGTTTCGATTACCCATCGCCGGATCAAGAACGACAGGTTGGCCGCGGCCGGGTGGATCTGGGCATTCGGCGCTGCTACCCACTGCCGACCTGCTGGCGAGCACTACCGTCGGCGACGAGAACACGGCGATCGTCACGCCGCAGCGCGGCGGCACCTATTCAACAAGCTCATCGGTCAACTCCATTACTGCCTTCAGAACCAACAGCCCTACGACGAGACCAAGGCCTTCCCGGTATTGATGACCCCCGGGGCATAG
- a CDS encoding TIGR02391 family protein, which yields MAEPAWKLGTLTAVAQVLADTQDGLTGYQIGQLLGRLKMEDPGAGLTKWKRLEEAFVRRQNTDGHPQRIITFIQHAMDPINYVGRPELFTLRQDQLDEVLTFVGLRVEDTGKVHRGPRSSTLDEASRNATSLRAELRRRDTHHEVLRYCTVELLKKNNFHASLEATKSVFERVRQMSGLSGDGAALIDAALSLGKSGAPVIAINDLNSQTDRDEQTGFANLIKGLAGMFRNPVAHDPRALRTVTDTQLLELATALSLVHRRLDVATVKRPST from the coding sequence ATGGCTGAACCAGCGTGGAAGCTCGGCACCTTGACTGCGGTGGCTCAAGTGCTTGCCGACACCCAAGACGGCCTCACCGGATATCAGATTGGTCAGCTGCTAGGCCGGCTGAAGATGGAAGATCCCGGAGCTGGTCTGACGAAGTGGAAGCGGCTGGAGGAGGCGTTTGTACGCCGACAGAACACCGATGGCCATCCGCAGCGGATCATCACGTTCATTCAGCACGCTATGGATCCCATCAACTATGTCGGCCGACCTGAGCTGTTCACACTGCGCCAAGACCAGCTCGATGAGGTCCTAACCTTCGTCGGTCTCCGCGTTGAAGACACCGGCAAGGTACACCGCGGCCCCCGTTCCTCCACGCTGGATGAGGCATCGCGCAACGCCACCTCATTGCGGGCAGAGCTACGGCGCCGAGACACCCACCACGAGGTGCTGCGCTACTGCACCGTGGAGCTGCTCAAGAAGAACAACTTTCACGCCTCACTGGAGGCGACTAAGAGCGTGTTCGAACGAGTTCGGCAGATGTCAGGCCTAAGTGGCGACGGTGCCGCGTTGATCGACGCGGCCCTATCTCTCGGGAAATCAGGGGCGCCGGTCATTGCGATCAACGATCTGAACTCTCAAACCGATCGTGATGAACAAACAGGCTTCGCCAATCTCATCAAAGGACTAGCTGGCATGTTCAGGAACCCAGTGGCTCACGATCCGCGTGCCCTACGAACGGTGACCGACACCCAGCTGCTTGAACTGGCGACGGCGCTATCGCTGGTGCACCGCCGACTGGATGTTGCGACTGTGAAGCGTCCATCCACATAG
- a CDS encoding XRE family transcriptional regulator has protein sequence MSNTTYNNPIPINQRPVGELLGDELEARGWSQADFAAVIDRPTQFVSEIVTGKKEITRESAAQIGAALSLSPEFWLKLQDQYLLAQQAKNPTTQAKLDDVRRRARLNELAPIQLLQKRKILTGSTLDELEAEVMELFELTSINDQPGLGAAAKRANPGEDITMLQQAWVACVRKQARKLPPDGEYSPERLAKLAASLPRSVRTAEDFATLPDQLRDAGVRLVYVEALPSAKIDGCAMFVDGRPVIGLSGRGKRLDKVLFTLLHEIAHILRGHVDDGPIVEDLEDSRAQESIREREANDGAGTWIFPNGYPSVPSRINAPWVEQAATKLGLARIVLIGQLQKQGRLDWRTTLAKNAPSVSDVLPRWE, from the coding sequence ATGAGCAACACCACATACAACAACCCGATACCAATCAATCAGCGACCTGTTGGCGAACTTCTAGGTGATGAACTTGAGGCTCGCGGATGGTCCCAAGCCGACTTCGCCGCCGTGATCGACCGCCCGACCCAATTCGTGTCCGAGATCGTGACTGGCAAGAAAGAGATCACCCGAGAGTCGGCCGCCCAGATCGGTGCGGCCCTCTCCCTATCGCCGGAATTTTGGCTGAAGTTGCAGGACCAATACCTTCTGGCCCAGCAAGCTAAGAATCCGACTACGCAGGCAAAACTCGACGACGTACGTCGCCGGGCGCGACTCAACGAGCTCGCACCCATTCAACTTCTGCAGAAGAGAAAGATCCTCACCGGTTCGACGCTGGACGAGCTGGAAGCCGAGGTGATGGAGTTGTTCGAACTCACGTCCATCAATGATCAGCCTGGCCTCGGAGCGGCAGCCAAACGCGCAAACCCCGGCGAAGACATCACCATGCTGCAGCAAGCATGGGTTGCCTGCGTGCGAAAACAGGCGAGAAAGTTACCTCCCGATGGTGAGTATTCGCCTGAAAGGCTCGCCAAACTTGCCGCATCACTCCCACGGTCAGTGAGAACAGCTGAGGACTTCGCAACGCTGCCAGACCAATTGCGCGATGCCGGCGTACGGCTGGTCTACGTCGAAGCACTACCAAGCGCCAAGATCGACGGGTGTGCAATGTTCGTGGATGGCCGCCCGGTCATCGGGCTGTCTGGACGAGGCAAGCGCCTCGACAAAGTCTTGTTCACCTTGCTTCACGAGATCGCCCACATTCTCCGTGGACACGTTGACGACGGCCCCATCGTCGAGGACTTGGAGGACAGTCGTGCGCAGGAGTCAATCCGTGAGAGGGAAGCCAACGACGGCGCCGGCACTTGGATCTTTCCCAACGGGTACCCGTCGGTGCCCTCACGGATCAACGCGCCGTGGGTCGAACAGGCTGCAACAAAACTCGGACTCGCGCGCATCGTGCTGATTGGCCAATTGCAGAAACAGGGTCGCTTGGACTGGCGGACAACACTGGCCAAGAATGCCCCTTCGGTCAGCGATGTCCTCCCACGCTGGGAGTAG